Proteins encoded together in one Plectropomus leopardus isolate mb chromosome 19, YSFRI_Pleo_2.0, whole genome shotgun sequence window:
- the msrb1b gene encoding methionine-R-sulfoxide reductase B1b: protein MSFCRFFGSEVYKDHFKPGMYVCSKCNHPLFSSRSKFAHSSPWPAFTDTIREDSVTKMMETLTAYKVLCGKCGNGLGHEFVNDGPEEGVSRFUIFSHSLKFVPNKGEDKH, encoded by the exons ATGTCCTTCTGTCGCTTTTTCGGAAGTGAGGTCTACAAGGATCATTTTAAACCAG GCATGTACGTGTGCTCCAAGTGCAACCATCCACTGTTCTCCAGCCGCTCCAAGTTTGCCCACTCGTCTCCTTGGCCGGCGTTCACCGACACCATCAGAGAGGACAGCGTCACCAAGATGATGGAGACTCTCACCGCCTACAAG GTTCTGTGTGGAAAATGCGGCAACGGGCTCGGCCACGAGTTTGTGAACGACGGCCCAGAGGAAGGAGTGTCACGGTTTTGAATATTCAGTCACTCGCTCAAGTTTGTCCCCAACAAAG GTGAGGACAAGCATTAA
- the neurl2 gene encoding neuralized-like protein 2, with the protein MEPFPDQFMEFHPIHGTNVRLDHSQTKATRVESFANGVCFSKHPLKPGEIFLIEIEDKELGWCGHLRVGLTARDPRSLEVVPEYSIPDLTDLGDSWIFAITRNHNKIVEDPEAVGQEAGDGALAGGHRLGRGEAEDEAEDGGRSNKPKTFFTDSHLHIESVRIPRDKLVGRSRPGRFSHILDDLYKTNALPPTARRSRIGVLYVPKGRDRADMHIIINGEDMGASAKGIPSTQPLHAVVDVFAATKCVRIVQVEYGFSSLQTLCRKAIQKHIVHRMAIDWLELPEALKHYCKYE; encoded by the exons atggagCCCTTTCCTGACCAGTTCATGGAGTTCCACCCGATCCACGGCACTAACGTGAGACTGGACCACTCACAGACAAAGGCCACCCGCGTGGAGAGCTTTGCAAACGGAGTGTGTTTCAGCAAACACCCTCTGAAGCCCGGGGAGATTTTTCTCATAGAGATTGAGGACAAGGAGCTGGGTTGGTGTGGCCACCTGCGGGTCGGTCTGACAGCCAGAGACCCTCGGAGCTTAGAGGTGGTGCCTGAATACTCCATCCCAGACCTGACGGACTTAGGGGACAGCTGGATTTTCGCTATCACTCGCAACCACAACAAGATCGTAGAGGATCCTGAAGCAGTTGGTCAGGAGGCTGGAGACGGAGCACTGGCTGGGGGCCACAGACTTGGACGAGGGGAAGCTGAAGATGAAGCTGAAGATGGAGGAAGAAGCAACAAACCAAAGACTTTCTTCACAGACTCTCACCTGCACATTGAGAGTGTTCGGATTCCCAGGGACAAGCTGGTGGGTCGCAGCAGGCCTGGACGCTTCAGCCACATCTTGGATGACCTGTACAAGACCAACGCGCTGCCGCCCACCGCCAGACGCAGCCGGATAGGAGTTCTGTACGTGCCTAAAGGCAGAGACCGGGCAGACATGCACATCATCATCAACGGTGAGGACATGGGAGCATCTGCAAAGGGGATCCCTTCCACCCAGCCCCTCCACGCTGTGGTGGACGTCTTTGCTGCTACCAAGTGTGTCCGGATCGTCCAGGTGGAGTACGGAT TCTCGTCCTTGCAGACATTATGTAGGAAGGCCATCCAGAAGCACATCGTCCACAGGATGGCAATCGACTGGCTGGAGCTGCCAGAGGCTCTGAAGCACTACTGCAAGTATGAATGA